The Rhodamnia argentea isolate NSW1041297 chromosome 10, ASM2092103v1, whole genome shotgun sequence sequence GGTATGGTTTGAGCTCCTGGACCTTTTTCGGGTATCAGAAAGGTTGGTAAAAAAGTTAATCGGCGATAACTTCCTCATCCAACAGTCGATTGACCCGATTATTATTACGTTGGAATGCTCGCAAACTCTAGCTTCATAATATGCAACTGAAATTTGGAAATCGCAAATTTCCCCGCACAACAAATACGGATGACAGATCCCAAAGAGTAAAAATTGACTATCAGATCCTAGTGGCAATACAGGTGTCAAAAAGCTCGTGATGAAAAGTGATGAAATGAGACCCAATCGAACCAAGCCAATCTAGACGAgtcaagacaaaatcgatcgagaCGAGATCACCGACTCTAGAGACTACTTTAAGACAGACATAACCAGGGcgtattgaaaattttccaaagtgAAGGAAACGACACCGAATCAAACCAAGCCAAGCTCCGACCAAATGGGAAACGAGTGTTGAATCGAACCGGTGTAGGAATGTGTTGGATGGATTGAAGAACGCTGGTTTCTAGGGATGGGACAAGTCAACCATCCAATCAAGAACCAAGTCACCGAGAGTGAAGAGCGACCCCCCAAAATGCACTCATTTGGTGGAGGTGAGCGTGCGTACTGAGCACACGGCACCATCCCAAAAGTGGGGGACTTAAGTGGAGAATTGAATAATATCCGCAAACCAAAATAGACCAAAGTTTTCAATGAACGATTGGAAGAATTTATCGAGAAATTGTCTAatcagttctaaatttattatccATATGATAATTCGGTTCTGTACATTCTAGTTCTATCAATTTAGTGTTACATTAGACAATTCACGTGTATATCAAACTCATATTTTGTGGTTATTAAGATTACTAACTTTTATTCGATTTTGCATCTCtttgaaaaagttcaaaaaaataaaaataaaaattgcaataaCCAGGTACATATTTCTAATTCAATTATACAGATCATTAATTATGAATAATGAGTCAACTGAGTTATTTGAGCATCGAGAATATGTGTCGAATTTTGTATCATGCACTTAATGGATTTTCTGTCCTCGTGTCAAAGAAGATAGCTTTACTTTTATGGATAAGTGCAGTGGAAGTTCCAAAATATGCCACGAAAATGTAATTGACCCcttaaaaaaaagtgggcctactacccaaaaaaactccaactttagcatttgtgacaattatatccaaaaaaaattttgtctcataaaaaatcctcaacttttacttttatcctaattctaCTGGTCTAATACCAAAAGAAATCATCAACTTTAGAatctatcccaattatatccaaaatctttttttgtctcataaaaaaccttcaacatTTACTTTTACCTAATTCTACCACCGTTGGCCTTCCATCCATAattaccattagttaatcctacgtggctcaaATTTTCTCGCCGAACATGAATATTGGAAATTTAGAAACAGTAGGTTTCATGGATGACAAGATTTTAGATTGTTTGTCCAAATATCAAAACGCGTCGTCTTGATTGACTATGTATCTCCCAGGAATATGTAGGGGaagcaaacaacaaaagaaaagttcagaGGTTTGTTTATGTCAGCTTTGCCAAGGTGTAATTTATTAACGATGTAAAAATACCACGTATGATTAACTAATGTTGATTATGAAAGGAAGGCTAATGatagtagaattgagacaaaagtaaagttgaaggttttttatgagacaaaaaaagttttgaatataattaggacatccgataaagtttagggttttcttgaTACTAGGCCGGTAGAGTtgggacaaaattaaaaatttgggatagaattaggacaaaagtaaaaattgaaggttttttctgagacaattttttttttggatataattgtcacaaatgctaaagttggagtttttttttggatattgagcccaaaaagtgtaatcaagtaaAAATTGCGGTGAAGGCCTTCACCTGTAGCTAGTTGGATTGCGGCCTCACTAGCCGTGGGTGAGGCATTCGCAGCCCGCGACGGTCGCCATAGACCCTCACCTGTATAGAAAAAACAGAGcaaagaataaaaggaaaataaaaaaattcaaagattaaaaaaaaattaaaagtaaaaaatcacaaagatGCACCAACAGTGTCACGTAATACAGTCGTTGTCtaaattagcaattttcggccaaaattagccggaatgactcaattggcaaattatcaaaacgTATAGGaccaaattggccaaattaaaaggtctgggactaaattgacacaagtgcaattgatttaggttttttttggtaattttcttgtttGAATGAAGTTATTCATAACCACATACATTGATCACAGCATTGCAATGAATATGGATCATTTAGTTTGCAATCATGAAAAAAGTCGTTACTTTGGTctatatttatatcatattatgtGTTCCCAAGATAAAACTAATAAACAGAGACACTAGAAATATTTAGCCTCCATACTATAATTTACACACAAATAATAACATTATCTAAACTTGGCACTACAATCCAGACCAAATTCAACACTACTATAATAACACGAAGTCCTGCTAAATTGAACagaaaagactaaaatgacCGAACGACATGGTTTGCTTGATCGGACAAGCTTGAAACTGAAGGAAACTAAATATTGGCTACTACTACTAAGGAGAAACAAGCCAACTACAAAGATGATTCTGCCTGAACAAGAAAGCAAGAACTTCACGAGATCAAAGAAGGATTGGACTGATGTGGAAAACGAGCTGGTTATGCTCTTGTCAATCTCCTCTTCAACTCGGCCACCTTCACTGCAACAATCATGCAGATCATGTCTGTTTTACGATCCACGTAGTCGAAGTAGGCGCATCTCCAATTCTTCTTGTACACCAAAACTCCGATAACTCCCCAAAACCCAGTCGCAAACCCGAGCAATATGACCACGTAGAACATCGCCTTCTCAAGCTTACTTTCTTCATGGGTACCTTCTTCTGGCACTTGAGGGGCCTCCGCGCCGGGGCATTTCTTTTGTAGAGGATCGCCACAAAGTAGAGGATTGTCGGCATAAATGGAAGGATCGTCAAGGGTTTGGATTTGATTTCCTTTAGGAATTGGCCCCGTGAAGTTGTTGTGTGATAAGTTTAGTTTGCTCAGTGATGTAAATGCAGAAAAGCTCTGTGGGATTGTCCCGGAAAGGTGATTGTTCGAAAGATCAAGAGACTCGAGTGATTTCATGCGTCCAATCATAGTTGGGATGCCTCCAGAAAGAAAGTTGTGGGATAAGTTCAAGCCTCGCAATCCAGAGAGCAAGGTAAGTTCTCCAGGGATCGGCCCAATCAATTTGTTGCTTGAGAGATCTAAATTGACCATAAGCTGGAGATCAAGTGTTGTGTAGTCAAGGACTATCCCCTTCATGATCTGCTCCACATGCTCTTGATCCCAATATGTTGGAGCAATGTCAGCCGCCAGTCCAAACATGGGAGGTGCAGGCTCCGAAGCAGGGGATAGTGAGTTACCTTCATCTATACTTGTGTGCAGTTTCATACCTTTCATATAGCCAAGACAATTTGGAATCATTCCTGTGAGATTATTCACCGCTAGGTCCAATATTTGCAGTGCAGGGAGTAAGCATAGCTGTGAAGGAATACTACCATTGAATATGTTTTCTCGCAGTCTAAGAATCTGCAAAAACTGAAAGCTTGGTCCAAACCAGTGTGGAACACTGCCAGAGATTTTGTTCTCGCCAAGATCCAAAATCAGCAAGTACGTGCAATTTTTCATAGTCACAGGAATTTCTCCATGGAGACTGTTGTTGTTCAAGTGTAATGACCCAAGCACAGTTAAATTTCCCAGAGAACTCGGTATGACTCCGGACAACTTGTTGGATGATAAATCAAGGAGACTCATGAGAGGGTTCTCCTTCCAACATTCAGGAATTTCGCCAACTAATTCATTCCTTCCAAGGTGCAACACCTCCAGAAATTCTATCTCGCATAATGAGGTTGGTATTGGACCGCTTAAGAGATTGTCATTCAGATACAAGTAATCCAAATGAGGCATCCCTAGGCCAATATCTTGCGGAATAGGTCCTGAGATTGAGTTGTGAGAGAGATCTAACGAGTACACATTAAAAGAAAACCTCGGAAGAGATCCATTTATTTGGTTGTAAGATAGATTCAGGAAGGAGAATGACATGAGAGGTAGCCAATCTGGGAGAGCTCCTGCAATGGAGGCATTGGACAAAGCTATGTCGAATGCATCCACTTGCGTTCTTATCCACTGGGGAAATTCCATTTTGAAGTCGCAAGACATCATCCGAATGTACAAGAGATTGAAGGGCGGTATCCAGTTGGAGTCCGCCTCGAAAGCTAAATAATTGTCGCTGATATCTAAGTAGGATAGATTCGAGAGTTTGGAGAAGTGGATTTCGGAAAGTGTTCCTCTCAGGGAATTTGCTGAAAGATCTAAATGGTCAAGATCTTGAAGTTGTCCGAGACTGTGAGGAATGGTGCCATTGAGAAGATTGTTACCGAGACATAAAGTTGATAGGACTTGCAATCTTCCTAATGCCTCTGGAATATTCCCTGATAATTGATTATACGATAGGTCAAGCACCGTCAGGTTTTCCAAGCGCACCAGCCAATCTGGAAAAGCTCCCccaagaaa is a genomic window containing:
- the LOC115749295 gene encoding receptor-like protein EIX2; translated protein: MARPDSVKMLVLTSLLLILDNACVCLCRNRSSSTICFEEEREALLQFRQSFSDGPHILSSWNGEDCCRWTGVKCDRANGHVVMLQITLGSEYPIQQTFFTASELNSSLLNLRFLRSLELSGGFFFGNASMPKFIGSMKQLRYLNLSNSYGFATILRELRNLRELEVLDLRTYSDESVGKDIQWLSHLQTLKYLDMSGLNIAGSGHLMQVISRLPSLSHLSLSDCGLHKLHPSFDLSSNSTFLHLQYLDLSLNFFQGPIPSTTFQKMTSLQHLDLSWNFVKGPIPSAIFQNMTSLWHLDLSENRFKGPIPSTIFQKMTSLRHLNLSGNLFEGPISSTIFQNTTSLLNIDLSHNLFEGPIPSALFQNMTSLRTLDLSKNLFEGPIPSTIFQSMTSLQHLDLSWNLLNSSVPRWSGNLRSLVDLNLEANLLQSIEGGLFSFLRDKPHLESLLLGHNKLHEDIFSVEGNSSGLIGKNLERLEINNNFLGGAFPDWLVRLENLTVLDLSYNQLSGNIPEALGQLQDLDHLDLSANSLRGTLSEIHFSKLSNLSYLDISDNQINGSLPRFSFNVYSLDLSHNSISGPIPQDIGLGMPHLDYLYLNDNLLSGPIPTSLCEIEFLEVLHLGRNELVGEIPECWKENPLMSLLDLSSNKLSGVIPSSLGNLTVLGSLHLNNNSLHGEIPVTMKNCTYLLILDLGENKISGSVPHWFGPSFQFLQILRLRENIFNGSIPSQLCLLPALQILDLAVNNLTGMIPNCLGYMKGMKLHTSIDEGNSLSPASEPAPPMFGLAADIAPTYWDQEHVEQIMKGIVLDYTTLDLQLMVNLDLSSNKLIGPIPGELTLLSGLRGLNLSHNFLSGGIPTMIGRMKSLESLDLSNNHLSGTIPQSFSAFTSLSKLNLSHNNFTGPIPKGNQIQTLDDPSIYADNPLLCGDPLQKKCPGAEAPQVPEEGTHEESKLEKAMFYVVILLGFATGFWGVIGVLVYKKNWRCAYFDYVDRKSDGAEREARS